From Rubrivirga sp. SAORIC476, a single genomic window includes:
- a CDS encoding sensor histidine kinase, which produces MPLLALLLAAALQTGSVEAASDSALARGAVLSATEAAERDGPFADIGAFFEWVDRNQPMSGSRLVNPHTDPTGERGIYYVLDRDSTVWIQGPDGQTLRLDAYLPYKMGRTINEEFKYSESRPKGVGWGVEAGEFLIYINSGLPQRLALALLVLVPLLVLAVIYGLWRRLRLATERGLQLAESRRRLADSRENERMHLARDLHDGPLQDLQALRMRLGVVQRAVERGTPLADAALDPVQADLLRVVHELRGVSEGLRPPVLGPFGLAAALRTLATRARETHPDLTIDLDLQADGTRLSEAARIALYRVVQESINNAAVHGRAHRVTVTYREHNGVRLVVEDDGTGFTMPDAVFDLEREGHLGVAGMSERAEAIGGTFAVDTRPGAGTRVLVTAPPSVFSTPIPA; this is translated from the coding sequence ATGCCCCTGCTCGCTCTCCTGCTCGCCGCGGCCCTCCAGACGGGATCTGTGGAGGCCGCCTCCGACTCGGCGCTCGCGCGCGGGGCCGTGCTCTCGGCCACCGAGGCGGCCGAGCGTGACGGGCCGTTCGCGGACATCGGGGCCTTCTTCGAATGGGTCGACCGCAACCAGCCCATGAGCGGGAGCCGCCTCGTCAACCCGCACACCGACCCCACCGGCGAGCGCGGGATCTACTACGTGCTCGACCGCGACTCGACAGTATGGATCCAGGGCCCCGACGGCCAGACCCTCCGCCTCGATGCGTACCTACCCTACAAGATGGGCCGCACGATCAACGAGGAGTTCAAGTACAGTGAGAGTCGTCCCAAGGGGGTCGGGTGGGGGGTCGAGGCGGGCGAGTTTCTGATCTACATCAACAGCGGCCTCCCGCAGCGCCTCGCGCTCGCGCTCTTGGTCCTCGTGCCGCTGCTGGTGCTCGCCGTCATCTACGGCCTCTGGCGACGGCTCCGGCTGGCGACCGAGCGGGGCCTCCAACTCGCCGAGTCGCGGCGGCGCCTCGCGGACAGCCGTGAGAACGAGCGGATGCACCTCGCGCGAGACCTCCACGACGGCCCCCTCCAGGACCTCCAGGCCCTCCGGATGCGGCTCGGCGTCGTCCAGCGGGCGGTCGAGCGGGGCACCCCACTCGCCGACGCGGCGCTCGACCCCGTGCAGGCGGACCTGCTCCGCGTCGTCCACGAACTGCGCGGCGTCAGCGAGGGACTGCGCCCGCCGGTGCTGGGGCCGTTCGGGCTGGCCGCCGCGCTGCGGACGCTGGCCACGCGCGCGAGAGAGACCCACCCGGACCTGACCATCGACCTCGACCTTCAGGCCGATGGGACACGCCTCAGCGAAGCGGCACGCATCGCGCTCTACCGCGTCGTCCAGGAATCGATCAACAATGCCGCCGTGCACGGCCGGGCGCACCGCGTCACGGTGACCTACCGCGAGCACAACGGCGTCCGCCTCGTCGTCGAGGACGACGGCACCGGCTTCACGATGCCCGACGCCGTGTTCGACCTCGAACGCGAGGGCCACCTCGGCGTGGCGGGCATGAGCGAGCGCGCCGAGGCGATCGGCGGCACCTTCGCCGTCGACACCCGCCCGGGCGCAGGCACCCGCGTCCTCGTCACCGCTCCACCTTCCGTCTTCTCCACCCCGATCCCCGCATGA
- a CDS encoding response regulator transcription factor → MIRILVADDHPLWRRGVCDLLDGEPDLSVVGQAGDGAEALDLIRTVPADVALLDMEMPRMSGVEVTRTVRAEGLTMRLLALSAYDEPEYVSGLMDAGADGYITKERPPEMLLEAVRAVADGQGRWFVRAVPASDHTSHLSEREREVLALLAEGRPNRGIAEALFISENTVRNHLSSLYAKIDVQGAREAVAWAWRNGVIRAE, encoded by the coding sequence ATGATCCGCATCCTCGTCGCCGACGACCACCCCCTCTGGCGCCGCGGCGTCTGCGATCTGCTCGACGGCGAGCCTGACCTGTCGGTCGTCGGGCAGGCCGGCGACGGCGCCGAGGCGCTGGACCTCATCCGTACCGTCCCGGCCGACGTGGCCCTGCTCGACATGGAGATGCCGCGCATGAGCGGGGTCGAGGTCACGCGCACCGTCCGCGCCGAGGGGCTCACGATGCGGCTGCTGGCGCTCTCGGCGTACGACGAGCCAGAGTACGTCTCGGGCTTGATGGACGCCGGGGCCGACGGCTACATCACCAAGGAGCGCCCCCCCGAGATGTTGCTCGAGGCCGTCCGCGCCGTGGCCGACGGGCAGGGGCGGTGGTTCGTGCGGGCGGTCCCGGCCAGCGACCACACGAGCCACCTGTCGGAGCGCGAGCGCGAGGTGCTGGCCCTGCTCGCCGAGGGGCGCCCCAACCGCGGCATCGCCGAGGCGCTGTTCATCTCCGAGAACACCGTCCGGAACCACCTCAGCAGCCTGTATGCGAAGATCGACGTGCAGGGCGCCCGCGAGGCGGTCGCGTGGGCGTGGCGCAACGGCGTGATCCGAGCGGAGTAG
- a CDS encoding sensor histidine kinase, producing the protein MYTEGVGYGYESGRLYPDVTQSAPVVGVLVVLLLLLLGGGMGVYRLRRALEHSLEQERRLVTSRRRLVESREEERIRLARDLHDGPLQDIQALRMQLAVAERKRRGRSPSAPDREAADSLSAAVERVQGELLRVGAELREISEGLRPPVLGSFGLAPAVRVLVDRLRTSHPALAVHHHLESEGRDLPDPVRLAFYRVLQEAVNNAIEHGQAQQVRIEYALDGERRARLTVADDGAGFAVPADLHAFEREGHLGLAGMAERAEALGGTLRIESVPGRTTIEMSVPLGADPS; encoded by the coding sequence ATGTACACCGAAGGCGTGGGGTACGGGTACGAGTCGGGGCGCCTCTATCCCGACGTGACCCAGAGTGCGCCTGTGGTCGGCGTTCTCGTCGTGCTTCTTCTCCTGCTCCTGGGTGGGGGCATGGGGGTCTACCGCCTGCGGAGAGCTTTGGAGCACTCGCTCGAGCAGGAGCGACGACTGGTAACGTCGAGGCGCCGGCTGGTGGAGAGCCGCGAAGAAGAGCGGATCCGACTCGCTCGCGACCTGCACGACGGCCCCCTCCAGGACATCCAGGCGCTCCGCATGCAACTCGCTGTCGCTGAGCGGAAGCGACGCGGTCGGTCGCCGAGCGCGCCGGACCGGGAAGCTGCAGACAGTCTGTCGGCCGCCGTCGAGCGGGTTCAGGGTGAACTCCTGCGGGTCGGCGCTGAACTCCGCGAGATCTCGGAAGGGCTTCGGCCTCCGGTGCTGGGCTCCTTCGGGCTCGCGCCCGCAGTGCGCGTCCTCGTAGACCGTCTGCGCACCTCCCATCCCGCGCTCGCGGTCCATCACCATCTGGAGAGCGAGGGGCGCGACCTGCCAGACCCGGTGCGACTCGCGTTCTACCGCGTCCTGCAGGAAGCTGTCAACAACGCCATCGAGCATGGCCAGGCGCAGCAGGTCCGCATCGAGTATGCGCTGGACGGCGAGCGACGGGCCCGACTCACGGTGGCTGACGACGGGGCGGGGTTCGCGGTCCCGGCCGATCTCCACGCCTTCGAGCGAGAGGGGCACCTCGGGCTCGCCGGGATGGCCGAGCGCGCCGAGGCGCTCGGCGGTACGCTGCGCATCGAGAGCGTGCCCGGCCGGACGACCATCGAGATGTCCGTTCCTCTCGGGGCCGACCCCTCCTGA
- the mltG gene encoding endolytic transglycosylase MltG, with the protein MKKLFLLVLAIGALAAGAVWWFAFSSNVGGTERHSVRIPEGTGFEAALDSLESADALANRSSMELFGRLTGWADQVKTGHYYIEPGMSNWAVLDKIRKGLQDPIRITIPPGSRPERTARVLRNQLGTDSTEVARLLRDPAFAESLGTDVAHLHGQMLAETFDMYWTDDAETALRRIHERYDRFWTDARRAKADALGLTPDEVVTLASLVEWEARKPEERRRIAGLYLNRLLGRTSAGTMRLQADPTVQFALMEEGGEPQMRRLFFSDYAFPSAYNTYLIDGLPPGPITNPSDGTVEAVLDNESHDFLFFVADGTGGHDFSRTVAEHNAKAARWSQYLQEQTRIRRQREAAEASP; encoded by the coding sequence ATGAAAAAGCTCTTTCTCCTCGTTCTCGCCATCGGCGCCCTCGCCGCGGGTGCGGTCTGGTGGTTCGCCTTCTCGTCCAACGTCGGCGGCACCGAGCGCCACAGCGTGCGGATCCCCGAGGGGACGGGCTTCGAGGCCGCGCTCGACTCGTTGGAGTCCGCCGATGCGCTCGCCAACCGGTCCTCGATGGAGCTCTTCGGGCGGCTCACCGGCTGGGCCGACCAGGTCAAGACGGGTCACTACTACATCGAGCCCGGCATGAGCAACTGGGCCGTGCTCGACAAAATCCGGAAGGGGCTCCAAGACCCGATCCGCATCACCATTCCGCCCGGCTCGCGTCCTGAGCGGACCGCCCGCGTGCTCCGGAACCAGCTCGGCACCGACTCCACCGAGGTCGCCCGCCTGCTCCGCGACCCCGCCTTCGCCGAGTCGCTCGGCACCGACGTGGCGCACCTCCACGGCCAGATGCTGGCCGAGACGTTCGACATGTACTGGACCGACGACGCCGAGACGGCGCTGCGCCGCATCCACGAGCGCTACGACCGCTTCTGGACCGACGCCCGCCGCGCCAAGGCCGACGCCCTCGGCCTGACGCCGGACGAGGTGGTCACGCTCGCCTCGCTCGTCGAGTGGGAGGCCCGTAAGCCAGAGGAGCGCCGACGCATCGCGGGGCTCTACCTCAACCGCCTCCTCGGCCGCACGTCGGCGGGCACCATGCGCCTCCAGGCCGACCCGACCGTCCAGTTCGCGCTCATGGAGGAGGGCGGCGAGCCGCAGATGCGGCGCCTCTTCTTCAGCGACTACGCCTTCCCGAGCGCCTACAACACGTACCTCATCGACGGCCTCCCGCCCGGCCCCATCACCAACCCCTCCGACGGCACCGTCGAGGCGGTCCTGGACAACGAGTCGCACGACTTCCTCTTCTTCGTCGCCGACGGCACGGGCGGCCACGACTTCAGCCGGACCGTCGCCGAGCACAACGCGAAGGCGGCCCGCTGGAGCCAGTACCTCCAGGAGCAGACCCGCATTCGCCGGCAGCGGGAGGCGGCGGAGGCCAGTCCCTGA
- the queF gene encoding preQ(1) synthase, whose protein sequence is MADTPTAADRLDDFHQRALDHTKASLAHMARYGIEPEGRVALFLPPDARQQDIHRMPYTHAARQVVTYTTEPGEFTALCPFSGLPDSGTVRIEYVPGSWLLELKSLKYYLMSWRHIGAAQEDITALLFEDLMRHLGDPHHLVVTTDYTVRGGIHTVCAVDSRDQPAGLGAEAGGDGAA, encoded by the coding sequence ATGGCCGACACGCCGACCGCGGCCGACCGCCTCGACGACTTCCACCAGCGCGCCCTCGATCACACGAAGGCCTCGCTGGCGCACATGGCGCGCTACGGCATCGAGCCTGAGGGCCGCGTCGCGCTGTTCCTCCCGCCGGACGCCCGCCAGCAGGACATCCACCGGATGCCCTACACGCACGCCGCGCGTCAGGTGGTGACGTACACGACCGAGCCCGGCGAGTTTACGGCGCTTTGCCCGTTCTCCGGGCTGCCGGACTCCGGGACGGTCCGCATCGAGTACGTGCCCGGCTCGTGGCTGCTGGAGCTGAAGAGCCTGAAGTACTACCTCATGAGCTGGCGCCACATCGGCGCGGCCCAGGAGGACATCACGGCGCTCCTCTTCGAGGACCTGATGCGCCACCTCGGCGACCCCCACCATCTCGTCGTCACGACCGACTACACGGTCCGCGGCGGCATCCACACCGTCTGCGCCGTCGACAGCCGCGACCAGCCGGCCGGCCTCGGCGCCGAGGCCGGCGGGGACGGTGCGGCCTAG
- the queC gene encoding 7-cyano-7-deazaguanine synthase QueC, producing the protein MPDSSNALVLFSGGQDSTTCLFWALAPDGGAFDHVEAVAFRYGQRHAVEIEQARAIAEAAGVPLTVLDLTGLLSGSALLADEAADTNDAHALAPDLPASFVPGRNALFLTAAASLGFTRGIADLVGGMCQTDYSGYPDCRLDFVESQAQTLSLALDTDLRIHTPLMHLTKAETWKLAADLGTVRGLDVLETVREMSHTDYHGDRTQRHAWGYGRLDNPASVLRAKGHAEAVAKGWVPDVDLP; encoded by the coding sequence ATGCCTGACTCCTCGAACGCCCTCGTCCTCTTCTCCGGCGGCCAGGACTCGACGACGTGCCTCTTCTGGGCGCTCGCGCCTGACGGCGGCGCGTTCGACCACGTCGAGGCCGTCGCCTTCCGCTACGGCCAGCGCCACGCCGTCGAGATCGAGCAGGCCCGCGCCATCGCCGAGGCGGCCGGGGTCCCGCTCACCGTCCTCGACCTGACCGGCCTTCTCTCGGGCTCGGCTCTCCTCGCCGACGAGGCCGCCGACACCAACGACGCGCACGCGCTCGCGCCCGACCTCCCAGCGTCGTTCGTGCCCGGCCGCAACGCGCTCTTCCTGACCGCCGCCGCCTCGCTCGGCTTCACCCGCGGCATCGCAGACCTCGTCGGCGGCATGTGCCAGACCGACTACTCCGGCTACCCGGACTGCCGCCTCGACTTTGTCGAGTCCCAGGCGCAGACGCTGTCGCTGGCCCTCGACACGGACCTCCGCATCCACACGCCGCTCATGCACCTCACCAAGGCCGAGACCTGGAAGCTGGCCGCCGACCTCGGCACCGTGCGCGGGCTGGACGTGCTAGAGACGGTCCGCGAGATGAGCCACACCGACTACCACGGCGACCGGACGCAGCGCCACGCGTGGGGCTACGGCCGGCTCGACAACCCCGCCTCGGTGCTCCGGGCGAAGGGCCACGCAGAGGCCGTCGCGAAGGGGTGGGTCCCCGATGTGGACCTCCCCTAG
- a CDS encoding NAD-dependent epimerase/dehydratase family protein — translation MLATEALAPPSPDATVPDRPTVAIAGASGFVGTALRRALADDYDLVGLTRSPNRAARKDAGDPIVWRHCDLYSLREVEQGLEGADLAIYLVHSMLPSSRLTQGTFADLDLILADNFARAAKRNGVRQIVYLSGLLPEDTAHLSHHLQSRWEVERALASHGVPVTTLRTGLVVGKGGSSLRILVNLVRRLPAMLLPEWTESDTQPIALVDVVRAFRLVLGAPDRFGGVFDVAGPEVMSYREMLEQTAEVLGVRRPASGVPVITPRLSTLWVSLTTRSPRALVGPLIASLRHDMVARPNRVQEALAHGATPFKEALREAIAPGGRPFPDARHTHRKQDDATIREEQLVRSVQRYRLPRGRSAEWAGREYMRWLDGFAGPFIRVRVDESAGQYVARFHVRPLPKPVLELTHSPDRSTPDRALFYVTGGLLADVDTRRRARLEFREVLGGTTLLAAIHDFAPRLPWGLYRLTQAVAHLFVMAQFGRHLGTLADAFGHD, via the coding sequence GTGCTCGCCACCGAGGCGCTCGCGCCGCCATCCCCCGATGCCACCGTCCCCGATCGGCCGACCGTTGCCATCGCGGGAGCGTCCGGGTTCGTGGGCACCGCCCTCCGCCGCGCCCTCGCTGACGACTACGATCTCGTCGGCCTGACGCGCTCCCCCAACCGGGCGGCGCGGAAGGACGCCGGCGACCCGATCGTGTGGCGCCATTGTGACCTGTACTCGCTCCGCGAAGTCGAGCAGGGCCTGGAGGGCGCCGATCTGGCGATCTACCTCGTCCACTCGATGCTGCCCTCGTCCCGGCTGACGCAGGGCACCTTCGCCGACCTCGACCTGATCCTGGCCGACAACTTCGCGCGGGCGGCGAAGCGCAACGGGGTCCGCCAGATCGTGTACCTGAGCGGTCTTCTGCCCGAGGACACAGCGCATCTCTCCCACCATCTCCAGAGCCGCTGGGAGGTCGAGCGCGCGCTCGCCAGCCACGGCGTCCCCGTGACGACGCTCCGGACCGGGCTCGTCGTCGGCAAGGGCGGCTCGTCCCTCCGGATTCTGGTCAACCTCGTCCGACGGCTTCCCGCGATGCTGCTGCCGGAGTGGACGGAGTCCGACACGCAACCCATCGCTCTGGTGGACGTGGTTCGCGCATTCCGGCTCGTGCTCGGGGCGCCGGACCGCTTCGGGGGGGTTTTCGATGTGGCCGGGCCCGAGGTGATGAGCTACCGCGAGATGCTGGAGCAGACGGCCGAGGTGCTCGGCGTGCGTCGCCCGGCCTCCGGGGTGCCGGTCATCACGCCGAGGCTGTCGACGCTGTGGGTGAGCCTGACCACGCGGAGCCCTCGCGCCCTCGTGGGACCGCTGATCGCGAGCCTCCGCCACGACATGGTCGCCCGCCCGAACCGGGTGCAGGAGGCCCTGGCGCACGGGGCGACGCCGTTCAAGGAGGCGCTCCGGGAGGCGATCGCGCCCGGCGGCCGTCCCTTCCCGGACGCCCGGCACACACACCGCAAGCAGGACGACGCGACGATCCGCGAAGAGCAACTCGTCCGTTCGGTGCAGCGCTACCGCTTGCCCCGAGGCCGCTCGGCTGAGTGGGCGGGACGCGAGTACATGAGGTGGCTGGACGGGTTCGCCGGCCCCTTCATCCGCGTCCGGGTCGACGAGTCGGCGGGGCAGTACGTGGCGCGCTTCCACGTCCGCCCGCTGCCAAAGCCGGTTCTGGAGCTGACGCACTCGCCCGACCGCAGCACGCCGGACCGAGCGCTGTTCTATGTGACCGGCGGCCTGCTCGCCGATGTCGACACACGCCGCCGGGCGCGGCTTGAGTTCCGCGAGGTGCTCGGCGGGACGACGTTGCTGGCGGCCATCCACGACTTCGCGCCGCGCCTGCCGTGGGGCCTCTACCGGCTCACGCAGGCCGTCGCGCACCTGTTCGTCATGGCCCAGTTCGGCCGACACCTCGGCACGCTGGCCGACGCGTTCGGGCACGACTGA
- a CDS encoding 7-carboxy-7-deazaguanine synthase QueE: MSASLPTVETETGLAARLAASPAGPKRYAVKALWRTVQGEGTQAGRAAVFVRLAGCNLWSGFEADRTRDAARSGADCPLWCDTEFTPPDAVKLSAADLARAAAEAGGAVRFCVLTGGEPLLQADAALLRALHAERFVVAVETNGTQRLADAFGEDPADHPDWVVCSPKLPEAQLPLEACDELKLVVPDYRPEAYASMATRVREHAGRRALWLQPEDGPRLTEATRLALDLVFQDPRWRVSVQTHKALGVD; this comes from the coding sequence ATGAGTGCCTCCCTTCCGACCGTCGAGACCGAGACCGGGCTGGCCGCCCGACTGGCGGCGTCGCCCGCCGGGCCGAAGCGCTACGCCGTCAAGGCGCTCTGGCGGACGGTCCAGGGCGAGGGCACCCAGGCCGGGCGCGCGGCCGTCTTTGTCCGCCTGGCGGGCTGCAACCTGTGGAGCGGCTTCGAGGCCGACCGCACGCGCGACGCGGCCCGGTCGGGCGCCGACTGCCCGCTCTGGTGCGACACCGAGTTCACGCCGCCGGACGCGGTCAAGCTCTCCGCCGCCGACCTCGCCCGCGCCGCTGCCGAGGCGGGCGGGGCGGTCCGGTTCTGCGTGCTGACAGGCGGCGAACCGCTCCTCCAGGCCGACGCCGCGCTCCTCCGCGCGCTCCACGCCGAGAGGTTCGTCGTGGCCGTCGAGACCAACGGCACGCAGCGCCTCGCCGACGCCTTCGGTGAGGACCCCGCCGACCACCCGGACTGGGTCGTGTGCAGCCCCAAGCTGCCCGAGGCTCAGCTCCCGCTGGAGGCGTGCGACGAGCTCAAGCTGGTCGTCCCGGACTACCGGCCGGAGGCCTATGCGTCGATGGCGACCCGCGTCCGCGAGCACGCGGGGCGGCGGGCACTCTGGCTCCAGCCCGAGGACGGCCCGCGGCTGACGGAGGCGACGCGGCTGGCGCTCGACCTCGTGTTTCAGGACCCACGCTGGCGGGTCTCGGTGCAGACACACAAGGCGCTCGGCGTAGACTGA
- a CDS encoding DUF4349 domain-containing protein, which produces MRPSLVLFCVLTLSACGTASSSAPMSGPVLGEVVMVQGGRSAEVAYERPLIGADRGRAQAGDRRLVRTADLGLEVRDGDAIPGVLDAAAATTEALGGYVAAEEPRAMTLRIPDARLDEALDALGGLAKETRRAVRVADVTDQYTDLEIRLANARALRNRLEALLAQATTVTEVLEVERELSRVTTEVERLDGQLRSLADRVALSTVRLTVADGVRPGPVGYVLVGVYEVVKWLFVRD; this is translated from the coding sequence ATGCGCCCTTCTCTGGTCCTGTTCTGCGTCCTGACGCTCTCCGCCTGTGGGACGGCCTCGTCCTCGGCCCCCATGAGCGGGCCGGTCCTGGGTGAGGTCGTGATGGTCCAGGGCGGTCGCTCCGCGGAGGTCGCGTACGAGCGCCCCCTGATCGGAGCCGACCGAGGCCGCGCGCAGGCGGGCGACCGGCGACTGGTCCGCACGGCCGACCTCGGGCTGGAGGTCCGCGACGGGGACGCGATCCCTGGCGTGCTGGACGCGGCGGCCGCGACGACGGAGGCGCTGGGCGGCTACGTGGCCGCCGAGGAGCCGCGCGCGATGACGCTCCGCATCCCCGACGCCCGTCTCGACGAGGCGCTGGACGCGCTCGGGGGCCTCGCGAAGGAGACGCGCCGCGCCGTCCGCGTGGCCGACGTGACCGATCAGTACACCGACCTGGAGATCCGCCTCGCCAACGCCCGCGCCCTCCGCAACCGCCTGGAGGCGCTCCTCGCGCAGGCGACGACGGTGACGGAGGTGCTGGAGGTCGAGCGCGAGCTGTCCCGCGTGACCACCGAGGTGGAGCGCCTCGACGGCCAGCTCCGCAGCCTCGCCGACCGCGTCGCGCTCTCGACGGTGCGCCTGACCGTGGCCGACGGCGTCCGCCCGGGGCCGGTGGGCTACGTGTTGGTGGGCGTGTACGAGGTCGTGAAGTGGCTCTTCGTCCGGGACTGA
- the dnaB gene encoding replicative DNA helicase, whose translation MADPDDFAQRPLRIDEDMPGVPIEKMAGGKRRKPFNVLPMQQQAGRMPPQAVEVEQSVLGALLIEREAIPKAIEILPADAFYDPKHQRIYEAVEALFERGNPVDLITLTEELKRRGDYDGIGGYYLTELTTRVASAANVEYHARIIAEKSLLRKLITTMTGVVGQAFDPTTDAFDLLDNAEREIFQISESQLRKGAVDMNSVVHQTMQHLESIHGREGGITGVPSGFTALDAMTGGWQNSDMVIVAARPSMGKTAFSLALTRNAALHPEKPAGVAYFSLEMSAQQLAQRLLTSEARVDAQRARTGRLHDDDWPKLARAAGRLSAANIFIDDTAGLGILELRAKCRRLKAEHDIGMVIVDYLQLMHGTSQTAGNREQEIAQISRSLKGLAKELNVPVIALAQLSRAVETRGGDKRPQLSDLRESGSIEQDADVVMFIYRAERYGITVDENGNSTEGLGELLIGKQRNGPIGDVKVAFVNQYARFENLTSYVASDPSGGYADYPSLDGPPSGGDGFDSGGPPPLPPPATDVPF comes from the coding sequence ATGGCCGACCCTGACGACTTCGCCCAGCGCCCCCTCCGCATCGACGAGGACATGCCCGGCGTGCCCATCGAGAAGATGGCCGGCGGCAAGCGGCGCAAGCCGTTCAACGTGCTGCCGATGCAGCAGCAGGCCGGGCGCATGCCGCCCCAGGCCGTCGAGGTGGAGCAGTCCGTCCTGGGCGCACTCCTGATCGAGCGCGAGGCGATCCCGAAGGCCATCGAGATCCTCCCCGCGGACGCGTTCTACGACCCCAAGCACCAGCGCATCTACGAGGCCGTCGAGGCCCTGTTCGAGCGCGGCAACCCGGTCGACCTGATCACGCTCACCGAGGAACTCAAGCGGCGCGGCGACTACGACGGCATCGGCGGCTACTACCTGACCGAGCTGACGACGCGCGTCGCGTCGGCGGCCAACGTCGAGTACCACGCCCGCATCATCGCCGAGAAGAGCCTCCTGCGGAAGCTCATCACGACCATGACGGGCGTCGTGGGGCAGGCCTTCGACCCGACGACCGACGCGTTCGACCTGCTGGACAACGCCGAGCGGGAGATCTTTCAGATCTCGGAGTCTCAGCTCCGCAAGGGCGCCGTCGACATGAACTCGGTGGTGCACCAGACGATGCAGCACCTGGAGTCCATCCACGGGCGCGAGGGCGGCATCACGGGCGTGCCGTCCGGCTTCACGGCGCTCGACGCCATGACCGGCGGCTGGCAGAACTCGGACATGGTCATCGTGGCGGCGCGGCCCTCGATGGGCAAGACCGCCTTCAGCCTGGCGCTGACGCGCAACGCGGCGCTGCATCCCGAGAAGCCCGCCGGCGTGGCCTACTTCTCGCTGGAGATGTCCGCCCAGCAGCTGGCGCAGCGCCTGCTCACGTCCGAGGCCCGCGTCGACGCCCAGCGCGCCCGTACGGGCCGCCTGCACGACGACGACTGGCCCAAGCTGGCGCGCGCCGCCGGGCGCCTGTCGGCCGCCAACATCTTTATCGACGACACGGCCGGGCTCGGTATCCTGGAACTCCGTGCCAAGTGCCGCCGCCTCAAGGCCGAGCACGACATCGGGATGGTGATCGTGGACTACCTGCAGCTCATGCACGGGACGTCCCAGACGGCGGGCAACCGCGAGCAGGAGATCGCGCAGATCTCGCGCTCGCTCAAGGGCCTCGCCAAGGAGCTCAACGTGCCCGTCATCGCGCTCGCGCAGCTGTCGCGCGCCGTGGAGACGCGTGGTGGTGACAAGCGCCCCCAGCTCTCCGACCTTCGCGAGTCCGGCTCCATCGAGCAGGACGCCGACGTGGTCATGTTCATCTACCGCGCCGAGCGCTACGGCATCACGGTGGACGAGAACGGCAACTCGACGGAGGGCCTGGGCGAACTGCTCATCGGCAAGCAGCGAAACGGCCCGATCGGGGACGTCAAGGTGGCGTTCGTGAACCAGTACGCGCGCTTCGAGAACCTGACCAGCTACGTCGCCTCGGACCCGTCGGGTGGCTACGCGGACTATCCGTCGCTGGACGGCCCGCCGAGTGGCGGCGACGGCTTCGACTCGGGCGGTCCGCCGCCGCTGCCGCCGCCGGCCACCGACGTGCCGTTCTGA
- a CDS encoding uracil-DNA glycosylase, with protein MADAALALADVAREARALIALQRQIAGPVRYLGPPAPDPQPAAPASGGSPDTAAVREVEERAPAAPSEAASPDATPHTEPAPPVAVDTDPSSDDDVPDLFGDLPDPSLDESLSPYERIEALIPEGHPLHDLHSLDEVYAWLAETELVPIDRDRINPVLGTGDPDADLMIVGEAPGADEDRLGEPFVGRAGQLLNKILEAVLFQREEVYICNILKSRPPNNRDPLAEEVEAHIPILYKQIALVRPKLILAVGKSAGNGLLGKSSSLGSLRGSFHDYYGIPLMVTYHPAALLRNPQWKRPTWEDVKLLRTKYDQLVGSA; from the coding sequence GTGGCCGACGCCGCCCTTGCTCTCGCCGACGTCGCCCGAGAGGCGCGTGCCCTGATCGCTCTCCAGCGCCAGATCGCCGGGCCGGTGCGCTACCTCGGCCCGCCCGCGCCGGACCCGCAGCCTGCTGCGCCCGCCTCGGGGGGCTCGCCGGACACCGCCGCGGTGCGCGAGGTGGAGGAGCGCGCGCCGGCGGCTCCGTCCGAGGCGGCGTCTCCTGACGCGACCCCGCACACGGAGCCTGCCCCGCCCGTCGCCGTAGACACCGACCCATCTTCCGACGACGACGTGCCCGACCTCTTCGGCGACCTGCCTGACCCCAGCCTCGACGAGTCCCTCTCTCCCTACGAGCGGATCGAAGCCCTCATCCCGGAGGGCCACCCGCTCCACGACCTCCACTCCCTCGACGAGGTCTACGCCTGGCTCGCCGAGACCGAGCTGGTGCCCATCGACCGCGACCGCATCAACCCCGTCCTCGGCACCGGCGACCCGGACGCCGACCTGATGATCGTCGGCGAGGCGCCCGGCGCCGACGAGGACCGCCTCGGCGAGCCGTTCGTGGGCCGCGCGGGCCAGCTGCTGAACAAGATCCTGGAGGCCGTCCTGTTCCAGCGGGAGGAGGTCTACATCTGCAACATCCTCAAGAGCCGCCCGCCCAACAACCGCGACCCGCTGGCCGAGGAGGTTGAGGCCCACATCCCGATCCTCTACAAGCAGATCGCGCTCGTCCGCCCCAAGCTGATCCTGGCCGTCGGCAAGAGCGCGGGCAACGGGCTGCTGGGCAAGAGCTCGTCGCTGGGCTCGCTGCGCGGCTCGTTCCACGACTACTACGGCATCCCGCTGATGGTGACCTACCACCCGGCGGCGCTCCTCCGCAATCCCCAGTGGAAGCGGCCCACCTGGGAGGACGTCAAGCTCCTCCGGACGAAGTACGACCAACTGGTGGGCTCCGCGTAG